The following are from one region of the Lytechinus pictus isolate F3 Inbred chromosome 4, Lp3.0, whole genome shotgun sequence genome:
- the LOC129259016 gene encoding PR domain zinc finger protein 1-like translates to MVIVDHPRSLAMRDLYYLAAAHRAMCPSFPVPNPKPHPPVFDSRHRLVMGCNDNAVSTDMSEVDYQKKCIYEVKDQDADPASREPRSVTSLPGNLKFKYRNEQVVGVLADQYIPKGTRFGPLAGKIYREEEVPGDANKKYFWRIYNVQKFVHYIDGFDKKRSNWMQYVSPAGASAEQNLVACQYKTDIFFYTTKAVEPGQELFVWYCTEFAQRLEKPVASSLRTSPVVKKEPVVSAPSPSEDAIDFSRRPNKMSSKVSNAKSSFPIYSGRGSGSDHLGAEAGASKTLYPSLPPTFAFSHRVGCSPPGTDIKQEPPSPTSSSSMSSSTLLPTQPAIPVSRMYPASGSPVVVPVPFYGLSPNYMSSASGLTLLASQPIYSMPSSRMIDSRSMELTKNRHIQPKPHPNQPHTDSNGYLPEPESSMKHDIPRRVRRSSNPNYGHRALGYELPRRNGKIVYECNVCKREFGQLSNLKVHLRVHTGEKPFSCDLCGKGFTQFAHLQKHHLVHTGEKPHCCHVCDKRFSSTSNLKTHMRLHSGDKPFNCKECPAKFNQQVHLRLHKKAHLEGNAELFMDFSDDADTPSTDGSDMVGLHNHLASTDVTDYFGNSDVASTGSRVHLDDDDDDEDKLVIQEGRKSLEASPAGYMFGSDAIEGDPQGFSDSASTGIPMPSGNDEEDAMETAEFSRDQPPAFESEGKAASPSASEEPTLPPSHGTKRLHPDLDVASTCSRVHLDDEDDDEDKLVIQEGRKSLETSPAGYMFGSDAIEGAPQGFSDSASTGIPLPSGNDEEDAMETAEFSRDQLPTFESEGKAASPPTLPPSHGTKRLHPDLEFGSRSKFSKSNPALKLETVVQKILNRTSKS, encoded by the exons atggTGATAGTTGACCACCCCCGCTCGCTAGCTATGCGAGATCTCTACTACCTAGCGGCGGCCCACCGAGCGATGTGCCCGAGCTTCCCCGTGCCTAATCCTAAGCCACATCCAccg GTCTTCGACAGCCGTCATCGGCTGGTCATGGGGTGCAACGATAACGCTGTGTCCACGGACATGTCCGAGGTCGACTACCAGAAGAAGTGCATCTACGAGGTCAAGGATCAAGACGCAGACCCAGCCAGCAGAGAACCGAGGTCGGTGACGTCACTACCAGGCAATCTCAAATTCAAGTACAGGAATGAACAG GTGGTCGGTGTGTTAGCAGACCAGTACATCCCAAAAGGAACACGGTTCGGACCCCTAGCTGGAAAGATTTACAGGGAAGAAGAGGTGCCAGGGGATGCAAACAAGAAATACTTTTGGAGG ATCTACAATGTACAGAAGTTTGTCCACTATATTGATGGGTTCGACAAGAAGCGAAGCAACTGGATGCAGTACGTCAGCCCCGCCGGAGCTTCGGCAGAGCAGAACCTCGTGGCTTGCCAGTACAAGACAGATATCTTCTTCTATACAACGAAGGCTGTAGAGCCGGGCCAGGAGTTGTTTGTGTGGTATTGCACTGAGTTTGCCCAGCGCCTTGAGAAACCAGTCGCATCCTCTCTTCGCACCAGTCCAGTTGTGAAGAAAG agCCAGTTGTTTCCGCACCTTCTCCTTCCGAAGATGCTATAGACTTCAGCCGTCGACCAAATAAAATGTCTTCTAAAGTCAGCAATGCCAAGTCTTCCTTCCCGATTTATTCAGGTCGTGGCAGTGGTTCTGACCACCTTGGTGCTGAAGCAGGTGCCAGTAAAACCTTGTATCCCAGCCTTCCACCCACCTTCGCCTTCAGTCACCGAGTTGGATGCAGCCCACCAGGTACAGACATCAAACAGGAGCCACCTAGTCCAACGTCCTCATCCTCAATGAGCAGTTCAACCTTGTTGCCAACCCAACCAGCCATTCCAGTCTCAAGGATGTACCCAGCTAGTGGTTCTCCAGTTGTCGTACCGGTACCCTTTTATGGCCTGTCCCCGAACTACATGAGTTCTGCAAGTGGTTTGACGTTGCTTGCCTCACAACCCATCTACTCTATGCCGTCCAGCAGAATGATTGATTCTCGCTCTATGGAATTGACCAAGAACCGCCACATTCAGCCAAAACCTCATCCAAATCAGCCTCATACAGATTCCAATGGTTATCTCCCAGAACCTGAATCATCCATGAAGCATGATATTCCCAGAAGAGTCAGGCGCAGCAGTAACCCTAACTACGGTCACCGTGCTCTAGGCTACGAGCTCCCACGTCGCAATGGAAAGATTGTATACGAATGCAATGTCTGCAAGAGGGAATTCGGACAGCTCTCAAACCTCAAGGTCCACCTTCGTGTCCATACTGGTGAGAAGCCCTTCTCCTGTGATCTTTGCGGAAAAGGTTTCACACAGTTTGCACATCTTCAGAAGCATCATCTTGTCCACACGGGGGAGAAGCCACACTGCTGTCACGTCTGCGACAAGCGATTCAGCAGTACAAGCAACCTCAAGACCCACATGCGCCTCCACAGTGGCGACAAGCCCTTCAACTGCAAAGAATGTCCAGCTAAGTTCAACCAACAAGTCCATCTGAGGCTTCACAAGAAGGCTCACCTAGAAGGCAACGCGGAACTCTTCATGGATTTCAGCGACGATGCTGACACCCCAAGTACCGACGGATCTGACATGGTTGGTCTTCACAATCACCTTGCTAGCACTGATGTCACCGACTACTTCGGAAATTCTGATGTGGCATCGACAGGTAGTCGAGTACATctcgatgatgacgatgacgatgaggaCAAGTTGGTCATCCAGGAGGGTAGAAAATCACTAGAAGCATCACCTGCCGGCTACATGTTTGGTTCTGATGCCATTGAAGGAGACCCTCAAGGATTCTCCGATTCTGCCTCGACTGGAATTCCCATGCCCAGCGGTAACGACGAAGAAGACGCGATGGAAACCGCCGAATTCAGTCGAGACCAGCCACCAGCCTTCGAGAGCGAGGGCAAGGCAGCTTCTCCTTCGGCATCTGAAGAACCTACGCTACCACCGTCCCATGGAACCAAACGATTGCATCCCGACCTCGATGTGGCATCGACATGTAGTCGAGTACATCTcgatgatgaggatgacgatGAGGACAAATTGGTCATCCAGGAGGGAAGAAAATCACTAGAAACATCACCTGCCGGCTACATGTTTGGTTCTGATGCCATTGAAGGAGCCCCTCAAGGATTCTCCGATTCTGCCTCGACTGGAATTCCCCTGCCCAGCGGTAACGACGAAGAAGACGCGATGGAAACCGCCGAATTCAGTCGAGACCAGCTACCAACCTTTGAGAGCGAGGGCAAGGCAGCTTCTCCTCCTACGCTCCCACCGTCCCATGGAACCAAACGATTGCATCCCGACCTCGAGTTTGGATCAAGAAGCAAGTTTTCCAAGTCCAATCCTGCCCTAAAGCTCGAGACTGTGGTCCAAAAGATACTCAACCGCACCAGCAAATCGTAG